The following proteins come from a genomic window of Salvia hispanica cultivar TCC Black 2014 chromosome 4, UniMelb_Shisp_WGS_1.0, whole genome shotgun sequence:
- the LOC125221809 gene encoding adagio protein 3-like — protein MIMEDSEEEKERDRMFRKRLKWGDEADYMDHDARADVFPADRLFYSPELAPTSIIVSDVMEPDFPVIYVNTVFEFSTGFRADEVLGRNCRFLQFRDPRAKRRHPLVDPVVVSEMRRCLEEGIEFHGELLNFRKDGTPLINSLRLMPIHSDDGVVTHVIGIQIFTEAKIDLNNVSYPVFKETYQHQRDSKLVEPFQEGGGTLHSQQQQQQQEVCALLQLSDEVIAQNILSRLTPRDVASIGSVCRRIRQLTKNEHVRKMVCQNAWGIDVTGALELITKKLGWGRLARELTTLEAISWKKFTVGGGVEPSRCNFSACAVGNRLVLFGGEGVNMQPMDDTFVLNLDVKNPEWRRVSVKCSPPGRWGHTLSSLNGSWLVVFGGCGRQGLLNDVFVLDLDAKQPTWKEVSGGTPPLPRSWHSSCTLEGSKLVVSGGCTDAGVLLSDTFLLDLNMDKPMWKEIPSSWTPSSRLGHSLSVYGRTKILMFGGLAKTGHLQLRSGDAYSIDLEKEKPEWRQLECGTDVGGQNAVVPPPRLDHVAVTMPCGRIIVFGGSIAGLHSPSQLFLLDPSEEKPSWRTLNVPGQPPKFAWGHSTCVVGGTRVLVLGGHNGEEWVLNELHELCLATRQDSP, from the exons ATGATAATGGAAGATAGCGAGGAAGAGAAGGAACGCGACCGCATGTTTCGGAAGCGCCTCAAGTGGGGCGACGAAGCCGATTACATGGACCACGACGCCAGAGCTGATGTTTTTCCGGCTGACCGGCTATTCTACTCACCGGAGCTTGCGCCGACCTCGATCATTGTCTCCGATGTCATGGAGCCGGACTTCCCGGTCATATACGTCAACACCGTCTTCGAATTCTCCACTGGATTTCGCGCCGACGAAGTCCTCGGTCGCAACTG CCGCTTCCTGCAATTTAGAGACCCACGCGCCAAGAGACGACATCCGCTGGTTGATCCCGTGGTTGTCTCGGAGATGAGAAGATGCCTTGAGGAAGGTATTGAATTCCACGGAGAGCTGCTTAACTTCAGGAAAGACGGTACTCCTTTAATCAACAGTCTGAGACTCATGCCAATTCACAGCGATGATGGTGTGGTCACACATGTTATTGGAATTCAGATATTTACTGAAGCAAAGATAGACTTAAATAATGTATCATATCCTGTGTTCAAAGAGACATATCAGCACCAAAGGGACAGCAAGTTAGTGGAACCCTTTCAAGAGGGTGGAGGTACACTACACAgccaacaacaacaacaacagcaAGAAGTATGTGCGCTTTTGCAGCTGTCTGATGAAGTTATAGCTCAAAATATTCTGTCACGATTGACACCAAGAGATGTTGCTTCGATTGGGTCTGTCTGCAGAAGGATCCGGCAGTTAACCAAGAATGAACATGTAAGGAAAATGGTATGTCAAAATGCATGGGGAATAGATGTCACAGGTGCACTGGAGTTGATAACTAAGAAGTTAGGATGGGGGCGTTTGGCGAGGGAACTTACGACTCTTGAAGCAATTTCTTGGAAGAAGTTCACTGTAGGAGGTGGAGTGGAGCCGTCACGTTGCAATTTTAGTGCATGTGCTGTTGGTAATAGGCTGGTTTTGTTTGGAGGTGAGGGAGTGAATATGCAGCCAATGGATGACACGTTTGTGCTTAACCTCGATGTCAAAAATCCAGAATGGCGTAGGGTAAGTGTTAAGTGTTCTCCTCCAGGGCGTTGGGGTCATACGCTCTCAAGCCTGAATGGCTCATGGTTGGTAGTTTTTGGTGGTTGCGGAAGACAAGGATTGCTGAATGATGTATTTGTTCTCGACTTGGACGCTAAGCAGCCAACGTGGAAAGAAGTCTCTGGCGGAACTCCTCCACTGCCTAGATCCTGGCATAGTTCTTGCACACTAGAGGGCTCTAAGTTGGTCGTCTCAGGTGGATGCACAGACGCAGGAGTACTCCTGAGCGACACGTTTCTGTTGGATCTGAACATGGACAAGCCAATGTGGAAAGAGATCCCGTCTTCATGGACCCCATCATCTAGATTAGGCCACTCCCTCTCTGTGTATGGACGGACAAAGATATTGATGTTCGGTGGCCTAGCAAAGACAGGGCACTTGCAGCTGCGGTCAGGGGACGCATACAGCATCGATCTGGAGAAGGAGAAGCCAGAGTGGAGGCAGCTTGAATGCGGCACGGATGTTGGAGGACAGAATGCAGTGGTTCCACCTCCAAGGCTCGACCATGTCGCTGTAACAATGCCCTGTGGACGGATCATAGTATTTGGCGGGTCGATAGCAGGCCTTCATTCTCCATCGCAGCTGTTTTTGTTGGATCCGTCTGAAGAAAAACCATCGTGGAGGACTCTGAACGTACCGGGGCAGCCACCAAAGTTCGCATGGGGGCACAGCACGTGCGTTGTTGGGGGAACCCGAGTTTTGGTTCTTGGAGGTCACAACGGGGAGGAATGGGTTCTAAATGAATTGCATGAATTATGCTTAGCTACGAGGCAGGATTCTCCATGA